One genomic region from Desulfovermiculus halophilus DSM 18834 encodes:
- a CDS encoding glutamate synthase-related protein, with protein sequence MLATGSLVPSSLSIKDLPWQVHWSKERCTLCGRCTAVCPVQAIELGVFRKRSVQADLSLGHSPSTAHSVYHGIRQRIDPAYACVGCAMCAQVCPNDAILPYRSDEADKLRFHVNRGGQPRRRGGRRNVPEGVLDRIKFTRISMLTDPALDAGRHEFELRTLLGRVLSPEEQIAAWKENSWTPPVREIYPLIIGSMSFGALSPNMWEGLMMGVAYLNEELGMPVRMATGEGGCPPRLLRSRFLKYVILQIASGYFGWDEIIHALPEMTEDPCAVEIKYGQGAKPGDGGLLMWYKVNRLIAAIRGVPPGVSLPSPPTHQTKYSIEEAVAKMIQSMSMAWGFRVPVYPKISATSTALAVLNNLTRNDYAAGLAIDGEDGGTGAAYNVSMDHMGHPIASNLRDCYLNLVKLGKQNEIPLFAAGGVGKRGNLAANAAALIMLGASGVQIGKYVMQAGAGCLGSETDRCNICNIGLCPKGITSQDPRLYRRLDPEKVAERVVDLFLSFDTELRKIVAPLGRSTSLPIGMSDALGIDDPNIAQRLQIRYVV encoded by the coding sequence CCCTGTGCGGCAGGTGTACTGCGGTTTGTCCGGTGCAGGCCATTGAGCTGGGCGTATTCCGCAAGCGTTCGGTGCAGGCTGATCTGAGCTTGGGGCATTCACCAAGCACGGCCCACAGCGTGTATCACGGCATCCGGCAGCGGATAGATCCCGCCTATGCCTGCGTCGGGTGCGCCATGTGCGCCCAGGTCTGCCCCAATGACGCCATTTTGCCCTATCGATCGGACGAGGCGGACAAGCTCAGGTTTCATGTCAATCGCGGCGGGCAGCCAAGGCGGAGAGGCGGACGGCGGAATGTGCCGGAAGGTGTTTTGGACCGGATCAAGTTCACCCGCATCTCCATGCTCACAGACCCGGCCCTGGACGCCGGCCGGCACGAGTTTGAGCTTCGCACCCTGCTGGGCAGGGTCCTTTCTCCGGAGGAGCAGATTGCGGCCTGGAAAGAGAACAGCTGGACCCCGCCGGTGCGGGAGATCTATCCCTTGATCATTGGCTCCATGTCCTTTGGAGCCCTGTCTCCGAACATGTGGGAAGGATTGATGATGGGGGTGGCCTATCTGAACGAGGAGCTGGGCATGCCGGTGCGCATGGCCACAGGCGAAGGGGGGTGTCCGCCGAGGCTGCTCAGGTCCAGGTTCTTGAAATACGTGATCCTGCAGATCGCCAGCGGATATTTCGGGTGGGACGAGATCATTCACGCCCTGCCGGAAATGACCGAAGACCCTTGTGCTGTGGAGATCAAGTACGGACAGGGGGCCAAGCCCGGGGACGGAGGGCTTTTGATGTGGTACAAGGTGAACAGGCTGATCGCAGCTATACGGGGGGTGCCCCCCGGGGTGAGCCTGCCCAGCCCGCCGACGCACCAGACCAAGTACTCCATTGAAGAAGCGGTGGCCAAAATGATCCAGTCCATGTCCATGGCCTGGGGGTTTCGAGTCCCGGTTTATCCCAAGATCTCCGCTACCTCGACCGCCTTGGCTGTATTGAACAACCTGACCAGGAACGATTACGCGGCCGGGCTGGCCATTGACGGTGAAGACGGGGGGACAGGGGCGGCCTACAATGTGTCCATGGACCACATGGGGCACCCAATCGCCAGCAATCTGCGAGATTGCTACCTGAACCTGGTCAAGCTGGGCAAGCAGAACGAAATCCCCCTGTTTGCCGCCGGGGGGGTGGGCAAGCGGGGCAATCTGGCGGCCAATGCCGCGGCTTTGATCATGCTCGGAGCCAGCGGGGTGCAGATCGGCAAGTACGTGATGCAGGCCGGGGCTGGATGTCTGGGTTCGGAGACTGACCGGTGCAACATCTGCAACATCGGCCTGTGCCCCAAGGGGATCACCTCCCAGGATCCCCGACTGTATCGCCGTCTGGACCCGGAAAAGGTGGCTGAGCGGGTGGTGGATCTCTTTTTGTCTTTTGATACAGAGCTGCGCAAGATCGTGGCCCCTCTGGGCAGATCCACCTCCCTGCCCATAGGCATGTCCGACGCCCTGGGGATTGATGACCCGAACATAGCCCAGCGGCTGCAAATACGGTATGTGGTGTGA
- a CDS encoding FAD-dependent oxidoreductase, translating into MSDTWQRISGKEQGRRIESRVLEERIQEAVRHGHRHLQVEAMGHHGIGGRLWSAGREQVQITIIGPPGQRVGSMGFANTHIEVMGNASDDVGWLNAGAEIVVHGHVGNGTANAMAQGRILVAGNTGARCMTMTKHNPRFDPPELWVLGSVGDYFAEFMAGGIAVICGYQPQNPENILGYRPCVGMVGGKIFFRGPHQGYSRPDAVLEAVSDQDWNWLTAGLQLFVQRIEQEDLYSELARREQWQCLRARTPEEKRGLPRPGMGSFRTTVWDRELGQGGLIGDISRDDRSTIPVITTGDLRRYVPVWENRVFAAPCEASCPTGIPVQERWRLVREGRVDEAVDLALSYTPFPATVCGYLCPNLCMQSCTRAGQQIPAVDVAQLGRASLEAKAPQLPPLSGARVAVLGAGPAGLSVAWQLRLLGHEPVVFDRGGSLGGKISQVIPGSRIPHKVLYHELERIREVLPSIHLQHPLSKDQVDRLREEYDALVVAVGAHEPRVLPLPGKEHLVSALEFLRRAQEDTASPGKQVVIIGAGNVGCDAATEAARLGAEEVTLLDIQEPASFGEERRAAEAAGATFRWPVHVKEVRADGIELTDGEFLPADTVIVSVGDQLETGFLPDSADLEHGFVRVDATYQTADPKVFAVGDAVRPGLITDAIGAGRTVARTLDARFRSGTKDPEDVDRPMIDRSRITLEYFDPRRTSLSGVEECAGECASCGTCRDCGICIAICPQAAITRHGFEDGDFELVVDPERCIGCGFCAAACPCGIWNLVENEPL; encoded by the coding sequence ATGAGCGATACATGGCAGCGCATTTCAGGCAAGGAACAGGGCCGCCGGATTGAGTCCCGGGTCCTGGAGGAAAGGATACAAGAGGCAGTACGGCATGGGCACCGCCACCTGCAGGTGGAGGCCATGGGCCATCACGGCATCGGGGGACGACTGTGGTCCGCAGGGCGGGAACAGGTGCAGATCACCATCATCGGTCCGCCGGGGCAGCGGGTGGGATCCATGGGCTTTGCCAACACGCATATTGAGGTCATGGGCAATGCCTCAGACGATGTGGGCTGGCTGAACGCCGGGGCGGAGATTGTGGTGCACGGCCACGTTGGCAACGGCACAGCCAATGCCATGGCCCAAGGCCGGATCTTGGTGGCGGGAAACACCGGGGCCAGATGCATGACCATGACCAAGCACAATCCCCGGTTCGATCCACCCGAACTCTGGGTCCTGGGCTCGGTCGGCGACTATTTCGCCGAGTTCATGGCCGGAGGCATCGCCGTGATCTGCGGGTATCAGCCCCAGAATCCGGAGAACATCCTCGGGTATCGGCCCTGTGTGGGCATGGTCGGGGGCAAGATATTCTTTCGGGGCCCCCATCAGGGATACAGCCGGCCTGATGCGGTGCTGGAAGCGGTTTCGGACCAGGATTGGAACTGGCTGACCGCTGGTCTGCAGCTTTTTGTCCAACGGATTGAGCAGGAAGATCTGTATTCAGAGCTTGCTCGCCGGGAACAATGGCAGTGTCTGCGGGCCAGGACGCCCGAGGAAAAAAGGGGTTTGCCCCGGCCGGGAATGGGTTCGTTCAGGACCACGGTCTGGGACCGGGAGTTGGGCCAGGGCGGTTTGATCGGGGACATAAGCAGGGACGACCGCTCGACGATTCCAGTCATTACCACCGGAGATCTGCGGCGGTACGTGCCGGTGTGGGAGAACCGGGTCTTTGCCGCCCCGTGCGAGGCCAGTTGTCCAACCGGCATACCGGTCCAGGAACGCTGGCGTCTGGTGCGCGAAGGACGGGTTGACGAGGCTGTTGATCTGGCCCTGTCCTACACCCCGTTTCCGGCCACTGTCTGCGGCTATCTCTGCCCCAATCTGTGCATGCAGAGCTGCACCCGGGCCGGACAGCAGATCCCGGCAGTGGATGTGGCTCAGCTGGGCCGGGCCAGTCTGGAGGCCAAGGCTCCCCAGCTGCCCCCGTTGTCCGGTGCCCGGGTGGCTGTGCTCGGAGCCGGTCCGGCGGGCCTGTCCGTGGCCTGGCAGCTTCGTCTGCTGGGGCATGAGCCGGTTGTCTTCGATCGGGGAGGGAGCCTGGGGGGCAAGATCAGTCAGGTCATACCCGGCTCGCGTATTCCGCACAAGGTGTTATACCACGAGCTGGAACGGATCCGGGAGGTCTTGCCCTCCATTCATTTGCAGCATCCCTTGAGCAAGGACCAGGTGGACCGGCTGCGGGAGGAGTACGACGCGTTGGTCGTGGCTGTCGGAGCCCACGAACCCAGGGTACTTCCACTGCCGGGCAAGGAACATCTGGTCTCGGCCCTGGAATTTCTGCGCCGGGCTCAGGAGGATACAGCCAGTCCGGGCAAACAGGTGGTGATCATCGGGGCCGGAAATGTGGGCTGCGACGCAGCAACTGAAGCAGCCAGGCTGGGAGCGGAGGAGGTCACCCTCCTGGATATCCAGGAACCTGCGTCCTTTGGGGAGGAACGCAGGGCGGCAGAGGCTGCGGGAGCTACGTTCCGCTGGCCGGTGCATGTCAAGGAAGTTCGAGCAGACGGGATAGAGCTGACTGATGGGGAATTTTTGCCCGCAGATACTGTGATCGTCTCCGTGGGTGATCAGCTGGAGACCGGATTCCTTCCGGACAGCGCGGATCTTGAGCACGGATTCGTGCGCGTGGACGCCACCTATCAAACCGCTGACCCCAAGGTTTTTGCTGTCGGGGATGCGGTCAGGCCCGGGCTGATCACCGACGCCATTGGAGCCGGACGGACAGTCGCCCGGACCCTTGACGCCCGCTTCCGGTCCGGGACGAAGGATCCGGAAGATGTGGACCGGCCGATGATTGATCGCAGCCGGATCACCCTGGAGTACTTTGATCCGCGGCGGACGAGTCTTTCCGGAGTGGAGGAGTGCGCCGGGGAATGCGCGTCATGCGGCACGTGCCGGGACTGCGGGATCTGCATAGCCATCTGCCCTCAGGCGGCCATTACCAGGCATGGCTTTGAGGACGGGGACTTTGAGCTGGTGGTCGATCCGGAGCGGTGCATCGGCTGCGGGTTCTGTGCCGCCGCCTGTCCTTGTGGGATATGGAATCTGGTGGAGAATGAGCCGCTGTAG
- a CDS encoding ABC transporter ATP-binding protein codes for MPQPPLLHIEDLRVAFHTGSESFVAVNGVDISLGSKETMALVGESGSGKSVTALSILGLHHRHEISYPSGRIMFKGRDLLQAKESELRSIRGGQIGMIFQEPLTSLNPLHPVHKQISENIVLHQGGSNLQARDRCLELLNMVGIDQPEKRMQAFPHQLSGGQRQRVMIAMALANEPELLIADEPTTALDVTVQRQILDLLARLQERMHMAVLFISHDLSVVRHIADKVAVMSQGKVVETGTAQEIFQSPRHAYTRHLVSSEPSGRAVPLSSGPEPVLDVTNLRVWFPISKGILKRTVDHFKAVDGVDVDIKAGESVGIVGESGSGKTTLGLAVLRLIHSQGKILLNGRRIDQLSPKKMRPLRKDIQVVFQDPFGSLSPRMPAQDIIAEGLGLHRGADKNEQEMLVIKAMETVHLDPEFRNRYPHEFSGGQRQRIAIARALVLRPKLIILDEPTSSLDRSVQGQIIDLLRKLQAEMRLSYLFISHDLKLVRALCHRVLVMRQGRIVESGLAEDIFTSPRTAYTRELLQAAFA; via the coding sequence ATGCCCCAGCCACCTCTTTTGCATATTGAAGATCTCAGGGTCGCTTTCCATACCGGTTCGGAGTCTTTTGTGGCCGTCAACGGCGTGGACATAAGCCTTGGCAGCAAAGAAACAATGGCCCTGGTCGGCGAAAGCGGATCCGGAAAATCGGTGACCGCCCTCTCCATCCTCGGCCTGCACCACCGGCATGAGATCAGCTACCCCAGCGGACGAATCATGTTCAAGGGCAGGGACCTATTGCAGGCCAAGGAGAGTGAGCTCCGCTCCATCCGCGGCGGGCAGATAGGCATGATCTTTCAGGAGCCCCTGACTTCTCTTAATCCTTTGCACCCAGTGCACAAACAGATCAGCGAGAACATTGTCCTCCACCAGGGAGGCAGCAACTTGCAGGCCAGAGACCGCTGTCTGGAGCTGCTTAACATGGTGGGAATCGATCAGCCGGAAAAACGCATGCAGGCCTTCCCTCATCAACTGTCCGGGGGCCAGAGACAGCGGGTGATGATCGCCATGGCCCTGGCCAACGAGCCGGAGCTGCTCATAGCCGATGAACCGACGACCGCCCTGGATGTCACTGTTCAACGCCAGATCCTGGACCTTTTGGCCCGGCTGCAGGAACGCATGCACATGGCCGTGCTCTTTATCTCCCATGATTTGAGCGTTGTCCGGCATATCGCAGACAAGGTGGCGGTCATGTCCCAGGGGAAAGTGGTTGAAACCGGGACCGCGCAGGAAATCTTCCAATCCCCCAGACACGCCTACACCCGCCATCTGGTATCCTCCGAACCCAGCGGGCGTGCCGTTCCCCTGTCTTCCGGCCCAGAGCCTGTCCTGGATGTAACGAATCTGCGGGTCTGGTTCCCAATTTCCAAGGGGATCCTGAAGCGGACTGTGGATCACTTCAAAGCCGTGGACGGGGTGGATGTGGATATCAAGGCCGGGGAAAGTGTGGGCATTGTCGGTGAGAGCGGTTCAGGCAAGACCACCCTGGGCCTGGCCGTCCTTCGGCTGATCCACAGCCAGGGGAAAATACTCCTCAACGGCCGCCGTATTGATCAGCTATCCCCCAAGAAAATGCGTCCGCTGCGCAAAGACATCCAGGTGGTTTTTCAGGACCCTTTCGGCAGCCTCAGCCCGCGCATGCCGGCACAGGACATCATTGCCGAAGGCCTGGGCCTGCACAGAGGAGCAGACAAAAACGAGCAGGAAATGCTGGTCATTAAAGCCATGGAAACCGTGCATCTGGACCCCGAGTTCCGAAACCGCTACCCGCACGAATTCTCCGGCGGCCAAAGACAGCGCATCGCCATTGCCCGTGCCCTTGTCCTGCGCCCCAAGTTGATTATTCTGGATGAGCCCACTTCTTCCCTGGATCGTTCCGTGCAGGGCCAAATCATCGACCTCCTGCGCAAACTGCAGGCCGAAATGCGGCTTTCCTACCTGTTCATCTCCCATGATCTCAAGCTGGTCCGCGCCCTGTGCCACCGGGTCCTGGTCATGCGTCAGGGCCGGATCGTGGAATCCGGCCTGGCTGAAGACATCTTTACCAGCCCCCGGACCGCATATACCCGGGAGCTTTTGCAGGCGGCATTCGCCTGA
- a CDS encoding ABC transporter permease, which yields MRLTTLSPLNRRRWEQFKRNRRGYWSLYLFLLLFLLSMGAEFIANDKPLLIWYDHDLYCPVLFSYPETAFGGFFPTEAEYRDPAVQAMIQDKGWMLWPPIPFSYDTVNYTINQAVPAPPSSENWLGTDDNGRDVLARLIYGFRISVLFGLALTGLSSLIGIAVGAVQGYYGGKIDILGQRFIEIWSGLPVLFLLIILSSFVQPNFWWLLGIMLLFSWMTLVDLVRAEFLRGRNLDYVRAAKALGHRDSTVMFKHIFPNAMIATMTFLPFILNGAITTLTSLDFLGFGLPVGSPSLGELLAQGKANLHAPWIGISTFVVLSLLLSLLVFIGEAARDAFDPRQN from the coding sequence ATGCGCCTCACCACCCTCTCCCCCCTCAACCGCCGCCGCTGGGAGCAGTTCAAGCGCAACCGCCGTGGCTACTGGTCCCTGTATCTTTTTCTCCTCCTCTTCCTCCTCAGCATGGGAGCGGAATTCATAGCCAACGACAAGCCTCTCCTGATCTGGTACGATCACGATCTGTACTGCCCGGTGCTCTTTTCCTACCCAGAAACAGCATTCGGCGGGTTCTTCCCAACTGAAGCAGAATACCGGGACCCGGCGGTCCAGGCCATGATACAGGACAAGGGCTGGATGCTCTGGCCGCCGATACCCTTCAGCTACGATACAGTCAACTACACCATCAACCAGGCCGTGCCTGCTCCCCCCAGCTCCGAAAACTGGCTGGGAACGGACGACAACGGCCGGGATGTCCTGGCCCGGCTGATTTACGGATTCCGGATCTCGGTCCTCTTCGGGCTGGCCTTGACCGGACTGAGCTCCTTGATTGGCATAGCTGTCGGGGCGGTCCAAGGATACTACGGGGGGAAAATCGACATCCTGGGCCAGCGCTTCATTGAGATCTGGTCCGGTCTGCCGGTCTTATTTTTGCTGATTATCCTCTCCAGCTTTGTGCAGCCCAACTTCTGGTGGCTTTTGGGCATCATGCTCCTGTTCAGCTGGATGACCCTGGTGGACCTGGTCCGGGCCGAGTTTCTCCGCGGCCGGAATCTGGACTATGTGCGTGCGGCCAAGGCCCTGGGCCACCGGGACTCTACTGTCATGTTCAAGCACATCTTTCCCAATGCCATGATCGCCACCATGACCTTTCTGCCCTTTATCCTGAACGGAGCGATTACCACTTTGACTTCCCTGGATTTTCTCGGATTCGGCCTGCCGGTGGGATCGCCTTCCTTGGGTGAGCTCCTAGCCCAGGGCAAGGCCAACCTGCACGCCCCCTGGATCGGCATTTCAACCTTTGTGGTCCTGTCCTTGCTTCTCAGTCTCCTTGTCTTTATCGGCGAGGCGGCCCGGGACGCCTTTGACCCCCGGCAGAACTAA